A genomic region of Tsukamurella pulmonis contains the following coding sequences:
- a CDS encoding DoxX family membrane protein, giving the protein MESLVVLGDRLFLAVTGALPLRLVVWPVRVLLAAAFVPSGAKKVLGQPFTQLPSSDPVGGFFAHLEAMPSVYWLVGISQLVAAVLLLVPWLTIVGALIYLPVSIGIVVVTWTLPFENTRFITAGMLVGVVFLLCWEWPRLRYLLLPRAVPSAADLAQ; this is encoded by the coding sequence ATGGAATCTCTTGTCGTCCTGGGAGACCGTCTCTTCTTGGCTGTGACTGGCGCGCTACCGCTTCGTCTTGTGGTCTGGCCGGTGCGGGTGTTGCTCGCTGCCGCGTTCGTCCCGTCGGGAGCGAAGAAGGTTCTCGGTCAGCCGTTCACACAACTTCCGTCCTCCGATCCGGTCGGAGGTTTCTTCGCCCACCTTGAGGCAATGCCTTCCGTGTACTGGCTCGTCGGGATCAGTCAGCTCGTGGCCGCGGTGTTACTGCTGGTCCCGTGGCTGACGATCGTCGGCGCTCTGATCTACCTGCCGGTTTCGATCGGGATCGTCGTGGTGACCTGGACTCTGCCATTCGAGAACACCCGCTTCATCACGGCAGGAATGCTGGTGGGAGTGGTCTTCTTACTCTGTTGGGAATGGCCCCGGCTGCGGTACCTATTGTTGCCGCGAGCCGTCCCCTCGGCGGCGGACCTCGCCCAGTAG